The sequence GCGGGCGAACACATCCACCTGAGCGGGAAGCTGGTACAGGTGAGTGCCGCCGACGGCTGGCGCTGGACCAGCTCGCTGAGCCGCGAGGACACCGGCGCCGGGGCCTGCGAACTGGTCTGGGTCGAGCGGCTCGATATCGACAGCCAATGACGTTGCCAGGGCACGAGCCAGCGCAGCATGCTCGGCCAGCGCGACTGATGCGACGCACGGATTCGTGCGCCAAGGCACTCCAGCGCCTTGCGCTTGTCATAAAGCTCTATTTCACTCCAAGCGTGCTTTTCGCCAAGGGAACCTTCATGACAGTGCTTTCGCGCGCCGCCGTCCTGCTCGGCAGCCTCGTGCTGGGATTCGTCGGCCCCGCCCTGGCCCGCGACGTCAACCCGGCCAGCTACGGTTTTCCGCTGAGCAACCCGTTCGAAGCGACCATCGCCACCACGCCGCCAGAACTGCGCCCGGTGCTGCCGGACGATGGCGACATCCGCCAGAGCGACTACGCAGTGAAGTTGCGCCCGGAGCGCGAGTACGCCCTGCCGGACAACTTCTGGCCCGTGAAGAAGCTGCACTACCGCCTGGCCCGCCAGGATCACCCGGCGCCGCTGGTGTTCATCATCGCCGGCACCGGCGCCAGTTACGACAGCCGCACGCCGGAATACCTCAAGCGCCTGTTCTACGGCGCCGGCTACCACGTGGTGCAGATTTCCTCGCCGACCAGCTGGGACTTCATGGCCGGCGCTTCGATGCACGCCACACCCGGCTACAGCCCCGACGACGCCGACGACCTGTACCGGGTGATGCAGGCCGTACTCGCCGGGAATCCGAGCCTGCCAGTTACCGAGTACTACCTCACCGGCTACAGCCTCGGTGCGCTGCACGCGGCTTTCGTCAGCCAGCTCGACGAGTCCATGCGCACCTTCAACTTCAAGCGCGTGCTGCTGCTCAACCCGCCGGTGAATCTCTACACCTCGGTGAGCAACCTGGAAAAGCTGGTGCAGACCCGGGTCAAAGGCATCACCGACTCCAAGACCTTCTACCAACTGGTGCTGGGCAAGCTCACCCGCTACTTCCAGCAAAAGGGCTACATCGACCTGAACGATGCCTTCCTCTACGACTTCCAGAACTCCAAGCAGCACCTGACCAACGAAGAAATGGCGATGCTGATTGGCGCGACCTTCCGCTTCTCCTCGGCGGACATCGCCTTCACCTCGGACCTGATCAACCGCCGCGGGCTGATCACCCCGCCGGGTTATCCGATCCGCGAGGGCACCAGCCTCGAACCCTTCTTCTCGCGCTCGCTGCAATGCGATTTCGACTGCTACATGGTCGAGCAGCTGATTCCTGCCTGGCGCAAGCATCACAAGGGCAACAGCCTGCCGCAGCTGATCCAGCAGACCAGCCTGTACGCCCTGGAGCAGTACCTGCACGACACCCCGAAGATCGCCGTGATGCACAACGCCGACGACCTCATCCTCGGCCCCGGCGACGTCGGCTTCCTGCGGCGGACCTTTGGCGACCGGCTGACGCTGTACCCGCTGGGAGGCCATTGCGGCAACCTCAACTACCGGGTCAACGCCCAGGACATGCTGGACTTCTTCCACGGCAAGGACGCCGCGCCGCAGAGCGTGGCGCAGCAGGGAGCCACTGAATGACGCTTCGATCCACCTGGCTTCTCACCCTCGCCCTGGGCTGCGGCCTGGCCCACGCGGATGCCGCCAGCGAGGCCGGCCCGCAGCCGATCGTGCCGCCCTCCGCGGCCAAGCCGATAGCCCTGGAGCCCGACGCCGACGGCTTCAAGCACCCGCTCGACGCCCTCAAGTTCAACCCCGGCCTGGACCAGCGCGAATTCGAGCGCGCCACCTTGAGCGCGCTGAACATCTACGACCCCTGGGAGTCGTGGAACCGCCGCGTCTATCACTTCAACTACCGCTTCGATAACTGGGTGTTCCTGCCCGTCGTGCATGGCTACGAATACGTCACCCCGCGCTTCGTGCGCAGCGGTGTGAGCAACTTCTTCAGCAACCTGGGCGATGTGCCGACCCTGCTCAACAGCCTGCTGCAGTTCAAAGGCAAACGCGCCATGAACACCACCGCGCGGCTGCTGTTCAACACCACCTTCGGCGTGCTCGGCCTGTGGGACCCGGCAACCCGCATGGGCCTACCCAAGCAGAGCGAGGACTTCGGCCAGACCCTGGGCTTCTACGGCGTGCCCGCCGGGCCCTACCTGATGCTGCCGATCCTCGGGCCGTCCAACCTGCGCGACACCGGCGGGCTGGTCACCGACTACATCGCCGCCGAGCAGGTCGACTACCTGGGCGTTGCCAGCGCCAGCAGCGACTACTGGGAAATCCCCACGCTGATGGTGATCGACAAGCGCTACACCAACAGCTTCCGCTACGGGCAGATGAACACACCGTTCGAGTACGAGAAGCTGCGCTACTTCTATACCGAGTCGCGCAAGTTGCAGATCAACGAGTAAGCCTGAGCGAGGGAAATATCGACTTAATCGATATTTCCCTCGCAAAACTCGCAACCATCTATCCGTCAATCGGGACTAGGATGGCCTCCATACCTGATCGAGGAGGTCACCATGACCCAGCTGCGCAATCTGTTCGACCTGCACATCGGCCGTCCCGCCTCGGATGGCGCCGGCGTTCGCCTGACCCGCGTGATCGGCGGCCCCGGCCTCGAGCGCTTCGATCCGTTCCTGATGCTCGACCAGTTCGATACGCAGAACCCCGACGACTACATCGCCGGCTTCCCTGACCATCCCCATCGCGGTTTCGAGACAGTGACGTACATGCTCGAAGGGCGGATGCGCCACCGCGATCACCTGGGCAACGAAGGCCTGCTCAAGCCCGGCGGCGTGCAGTGGATGACCGCCGCCCACGGCATCATCCACAGCGAGATGCCGGAACAGGAAGAAGGCGCCATGCGCGGCTTCCAGCTCTGGCTGAACCTGCCGGCCAAGAGCAAGCTCGGCCCGGCCGGCTACCGCGATATAGAACCGGAAGACGTGCCGCGCACGACCACCGCGCAAGGTGTGGGCGTGACGGTCATCGCCGGTCGCTTCGACGATGGCGAAATCGCCCTCGACGGCGCCGTGCAGCGTCCGGACACCGAGCCGCACTACTACGACCTCAGCCTGCCCGCCGGTAGTAGCGTCACCCCGCACCTGCCGCGTGGTCACCAGGCCCTGCTTTATGTCTACGAAGGCAGCCTGCAGGTGGAGGCCGAGCGCGGCGGCGAAATCGGCCACAACCGTCTGGCCCGCCTGGGCGATGGCGATGCCGTGAAGTTGAGCAGTGCTGGTGGTGCGCGCGTCCTGCTGCTGGCCGGCAAGCCGCTCCAGGAGCCGATCGTGCAGTACGGGCCCTTCGTGATGAACAGCCGCGAGGAAATCGAGCAGGCCCTGCGCGACTACCGCGATGGCGTGCTGGCGGTCTGATAAGTCCTGCCTTTCGTAGGAGCGAGCTTGCTCGCGAACGGGTCACGTACCGAAGCCGTTCGCGAGCAAGCTCGCTCCTAAACATATTTGAAGCCGGAGCGGGCGATTACAGGTTGTGCTCTTCCAGCCCGAGGAAGCGCGTCAACTCCGCCCGTTGGTTCATCGCGTCCTTGTAGCCCAGGCGGATGAGCTCGTGGCAATAGCCCCGCTCGAACAGCAGGTAGCTCAGCACGCCCGCCCCGCTCGCCCGGGTAGCGCCAGGGCCACGCAGGAACAGGCGCAGCGCCCAGGGCAGCTCCTTGCGGTGCTTGGCGGCGATCTCGTCCAGCGGCACCGACGGCGACACCAGCAGTACCTCCACCTCACGCAAACCCGCCTCTTGCTGGCGGCGTTCCACGGGCACCAGCTTGCCCAGGTAGTTGATGCGCTGCAGCACCTCGATGTCGCCTTCCAGGCTGTCGATGAAGGTGCCGTTGAGCAGGTGGATGCCCATCTGCGCGAGGCTTGGTGGCCGGCCGCTGCGCGGGGTGTCGGCGCCTTCGTTGGGATCGCTGCGGGTCGGATTGCCGCTGACGCCGATCACCAGCACGCGGTTGGCCCCCAAATGCAGCGCCGGACTGATCGGCGCCTGCTGGCGTACCGCGCCGTCGCCGAAATACTCCTGCTGGATGCACACCGGAGCGAACAGCAGGGGAATCGCCGAACTGGCCAGCAGGTGCTCCAGATTCAGCCGCGTTGGCGTGCCGACCCGCCGATGACGCAGCCAGGGCTCGATGGTGGCGCGTCCTTGGTAGAAGGTCACTGCCTGGCCGGACTCGTAGCCGAACGCGGTAACCGCGACCGCGCGCAGCTTCCGCGCCTGCAAGGCGGCGGAGATGCCCGAGAAGTCCAGCTCGCGGGCCAGCAGATGGCGCAGCGGCGTGCTGTCGAGCAGCGCCACCGGCTGCCTCCGGCCGAGGCCAAGCAGGCTGTGGCTGAGGAAGCGCAACGCCTGGCCGCACACGCCGAGGAAGTCGCCGCGGTAGACCTGGCCGGTCTGGAAACCCTTCCAGACCCGCGTGAGGCTATGGATAGCCTCGCGGAACGAGAGCGCACCGCAAGCCAGCCCCACTGCATTGATGGCGCCGGCCGAGGTGCCGACGATCACAGGGAACGGATTGGCCGCACCTTCCGGCAGCAGCTCGGCGATGGCCGCGAGCACCCCGACCTGGTAGGCCGCGCGGGCGCCGCCGCCGGACAGGATCAGCCCGGTAACGGCGCGGGGAGAATGGGAAGTCGGGTGCTGCTCGGCGGATTCAGTCACGACAGGAGTCCTGGATGCGTCCTGCAATCAAGTATGTCGCTGCGCCGGGTTCGGTAAAGCCGGCGCTCAGCGCTTCGCGTAGAGCTTGGGCTCGCCTTCCGGGCGGCTCTTGAAGCGCCGATGCGCCCACAGGTACTGCTCCGGTTGCTGGCGGATCTCGGCCTCGACCCACTGGTTGACGCGCAGGCAGTCGGCCTCCTCGGTCTCGCCGGGGAAGTCCTGCAGCGGCGGATGGATCACCAGGCGGTAGCCGGAGCCATCGGCCAGGCGCGTCTGGGTGAACGGGCAGACCAGCGCGCGGCCCAGGCGGGCGAACTTGGTGGTAGCGGTGACGGTGGCCGCCTGGATGCCGAACAGCGGCACGAACAGGCTCTGCTTGGCGCCGTAGTCCTGGTCCGGTGCGTACCAGATGGCCCGGCCGGCGCGCAGCACCTTGAGCATGGCGCGCACGTCCTCGCGCTCGATGGCGCTGGCGTCGGCGTTGTGCCGCTCACGGCCACGGCGCTGCACGAAGTCGAACAGCGGGTTGTCGTGCTCGCGGTACATGCCGTCGATGGTCTGCACCTGGCCAAGCAGCGCCGCGCCGATCTCCAGGGTGGTGAAGTGCATGGCCATGAGGATCACGCCCTGCCCCTCGGCCTGGGCCTTGCGCAGGATATCCAGGCCTTCGATATGGGCGAGCTTCGCCAGGCGCGCCTTCGGCCACCACCAGCTCATGGCCATCTCGAAGAAAGCGATGCCTGTTGAAGCGAAGTTCTCTTTAAGCAGCCGCTTGCGCTCGGCGGCGGACTTCTCCGGGAAGCACAGCTCCAGGTTGCGCGCGGCAATCGCCCGGCGGCTGCCGACCACCCGATACATCACCGCACCCAGGGCACGGCCCAGGCACAGCAGCAGCGGATAGGGCAGTTGCACCACCAGCCACAGCACGCCGAGGCCCAGCCATAGCGGCCAGTAGCGCGGATGGAGGAAGGCGGCGCGAAATTGGGGACGATCCATGAAGGGTTCCGGATAGACAGGCAAAGAGCGGCATTCTACCGCGAGCGACGGGCTTTGCACCGCTACCGCGGAAGTGGCGCCGCGCCAGGCTTGCGGGCGCTGGGACGGTCCGCTATAAGTCGAGGCCATTTAGCGATGCAGTCCGACCATGAGCCAAGCCGACCTCCTCGACCAAGATCCCGTATTCCAGCTCAAGGGCAGCATGCTCGCCGTCACCGTGCTGGAACTGGCACACAACGACTTGGCGCGCCTGGACAGACAGCTTGCCGACAAGGTCGCCCAGGCTCCGAATTTCTTCCGCGACACCCCGCTGGTGCTCGCCCTGGACAAACTCCCCGACGGTGAAGGCCAGCTCGACCTGCAAGGCGTGCTGGACATCTGCCGCCGCCACGGCCTGCGCACCCTGGCGATCCGCGCCAACCGCGAGGAAGACCTGCGCCTGGCGACCATGCTGGACATCCCCGTGCTGCCGCAGTCCGGCTCGCGCGAGCGCCCGCTGGAGCCCAAGGACGCGCCGACCGCCGAGCCGGTGATCCGCCGCCCGCGCAGCGAGAAGCTGGCCGGACAGGTGGTCGAGAAAGCCGTCGAAGCGCAACTGGCGGCCAAAGCCGAGGAGAAGGTCGAGGAAAAGGCCGCCGAACCGGTCGAAGAGAAAGCCGAGGAGCCGGTCGAGCCCGCTCTTCCGGTGGTCCGCCCGACCAAGATGATCACCGCCCCGGTACGTGGCGGCATGCAGATATACGCAGCCGGCGGCGACCTCATCGTGCTGGCGCCGGTCAGCCCCGGCGCGGAACTTCTCGCCGACGGAAATATCCACGTTTACGGTCCGATGCGCGGCCGTGCCCTGGCAGGCGTCAAGGGCGACACCAGCGCCCGGATCTTCTGCCAGCAACTGGGCGCCGAACTGGTCTCGATCGCCGGAAATTACAAGGTGGCAGAAGACCTTAGGCGCAGTCCGCAGTGGGGTCAGGCGGTCCACGTCAGCCTGTCGGGTGACGTGTTGAACATCACCCGCCTTTAACGGATACTGCCGCGACTTTCAGGGACCAGAATCCTTCGTTTTTTCTTTGGGGTGAATCACCTTGGCCAAGATCCTCGTAGTCACTTCCGGTAAGGGTGGCGTCGGTAAAACTACCACCAGCGCAGCAATCGGCACCGGCCTGGCCCTGCGTGGCCACAAGACCGTCATCGTCGACTTCGACGTGGGCCTGCGTAACCTCGACCTGATCATGGGCTGCGAACGCCGCGTGGTTTACGACTTCGTCAACGTCATCAACGGCGAAGCCACACTGACCCAGGCCCTGATCAAGGACAAGCGCCTCGAGAACCTGTTCGTCCTGGCCGCCAGCCAGACCCGTGACAAGGACGCCCTGACCCAGGAAGGCGTCGGCAAGGTCATGGAAGAGCTCAAGCAAAACTTCGAATACATCATCTGCGACTCCCCGGCCGGCATCGAGAAAGGTGCCCACCTGGCCATGTACTTCGCCGACGAGGCGATCGTCGTGACCAACCCGGAAGTCTCCTCGGTACGCGACTCCGACCGCATGCTCGGTCTGCTGGCCAGCAAGTCGCAGCGCTCCGAGAAGGGCGAGGAGCCGATCAAGGAGCACCTGCTGCTGACACGCTACAACCCCGAGCGCGTCACCAAGGGCGAGATGCTCGGCGTGGAAGACGTCGAGGAAATCCTGGCGATCCGCCTGCTCGGCGTGATCCCGGAGTCGCAAGCCGTGCTCAAGGCCTCGAACCAGGGCGTACCGGTCATCCTCGACGACCAGAGCGACGCCGGCCAGGCCTACAGCGACGCCGTCGACCGCCTGCTGGGCAAAGAGATGCCGCATCGGTTCCTCGATGTGCAGAAGAAAGGATTCCTGCAACGACTGTTCGGAGGACGTGAATGAGCCTTTTAGACTTCTTTCGCAGCCGAAAGGCGCAATCCAGTGCGTCGATAGCGAAGGAAAGACTCCAGATCATCGTCGCCCACGAGCGCGGCAACCGCTCCCAGCCTGACTACCTGCCGCAGCTGCAGAAAGACCTGCTGGAAGTGATCCGCAAGTACGTGCCGATCGACCAGGAGCAAGTCCAGGTCGAACTGGCCAACCAGGGTAGCTGCTCGATCCTGGAGCTCAACATCACCCTGCCGGAACGCTGAGTTCCGCACGGTACCCTGCGGCGGCCTCGGCCGCCGCAGTCGTTTCTTTTTCTCCGGTCAATTGCCATGCCGCTGTCGAACATCCAGATCGTCCACCAGGACGCCGCCCTGCTGGTGGTGAACAAGCCCACCCTGCTGCTCTCCGTCCCCGGTCGCGCCGACGACAACAAGGACTGCCTGGTAACCCGACTGCAGGAGAACGGCTATCCGGAAGCACGCATCGTTCACCGCCTGGACTGGGAAACCTCCGGCCTGATGGTGCTGGCGCGCGACGCGGACAGCCACCGCGAGCTGTCCCGGCAGTTCCACGACCGTGAGACCGAGAAGGCCTACACCGCGCTATGCTGGGGCGAACCCGAGCTGGACAGCGGTCGCATCGACCTGCCGTTGCGCTACGACCCGGAAAACAAGCCTCGGCACATCGTCTGCCACGAGCACGGCCGTCATGCACTGACCTTCTGGCGAGTGGTCGAGCGCTGCGGAAACTACGCACGCGTCGAGCTGACCCCGATCACCGGCCGCTCGCACCAGCTGCGCGTGCACATGCTCTCCATCGGCCACCCGCTGCTCGGCGACCGCCTCTACGCCCAGGGCGAAGCCCTGACCCTGCGCGACCGCCTGTGCCTGCACGCCAGCCTGCTGTGCCTGACCCATCCGCAGACCGGCGAGCGGATGCGCTTCGAGTCGCCCGCACCGTTCTGACCCCGCGATTCGCGGGCATGGCAGTACAAGCCATCCCGCCCGCTTCCCACAGCCGCGCTGCCACACATTTGCGATAAACTTCCGCCATTCGCTGTCCGGAGTTTCCCATGCGTGCAGATCTCAACCAGGGCCTGATCGATTTCCTCGCGGCCTCGCCGACGCCTTTCCATGCCACCGCAAGCCTCGCCCGGCGCCTCGAAGAGGCCGGCTACCAGCGCCTCGACGAACGCGACGCTTGGCGCACCGAAGCAGGCGGGCGCTACTACGTGACCCGTAACGACTCCTCGCTGATCGCCTTCAAGCTCGGCCGCAACGCACCGCTCGAGCACGGCCTGCGCCTGGTTGGCGCACACACCGACAGCCCCTGCCTGCGGGTCAAGCCGAACCCGGAACTGGCACGCCAGGGCTACTGGCAGCTGGGCGTCGAAGTCTACGGCGGCGCCCTCTTCGCGCCCTGGTTCGACCGCGACCTGTCGCTCGCCGGCCGTGTCACCTTCCGCCTGGCGGGCAAGGTGGAAAGCCGCCTGATCGACTTCCGCGCGCCCATCGCAGTGATTCCCAACCTGGCCATCCACCTCAACCGCGAGGCCAACCAGGGCTGGCCGATCAATGCGCAGAACGAGCTGCCACCGATCCTGGCCCAACTGGCCGCCGGCGAAACCCGCGACTTCCGCGACCTGCTCGGCGAACAGCTGCAGAACGAGCATGGCATCATTGCCGACGCCATCCTCGACTACGAACTGAGCTTCTACGACACCCAACGCGCGGCAGTGGTCGGCCTGGGTGGTGAGTTCATCGCCGGCGCCCGCCTGGACAACCTGCTGTCATGCTACGCCGGCCTGGAAGCGCTACTAACCAGCGGTGACGAACAGAGCGCGGTGCTGGTCTGCACCGACCACGAGGAAGTCGGCTCCTGTTCGGCCTGCGGCGCCGATGGCCCGTTCCTCGAACAGACCCTGCGCCGCCTGCTGCCCGAAGGCGACGCCTTCGTCCGCGTGATCCAGCGCTCGCTGCTGGTCTCCGCCGACAACGCCCACGGCGTGCACCCCAACTACGCCGACAAGCACGACGGCAATCACGGCCCGCAGCTCAACGGCGGCCCGGTGATCAAGGTCAACAGCAACCAGCGCTACGCCACCAGCAGCGAAACCGCCGGTTTCTTCCGCCACCTGTGCCTGGAGAATGAAGTCCCGGTGCAGAGCTTCGTGACCCGCAGCGACATGGGTTGCGGCTCGACCATCGGCCCGCTTACCGCCAGCCAGCTGGGCGTGCGCACCGTCGACATCGGCCTGCCGACCTTCGCCATGCACAGCATCCGCGAGCTGGCCGGCAGCCAGGACCTGCGCTACCTGGCCAAGGTGCTGAGCGCCTTCTACGAAAGCATCGAACTGCCCTGAGGAGAAAAACATGAGCCTGAAAGGTAGCTGCCTGTGCGGTGCAATCGGCTACGAGATCGACTCGCTCGACATGCCGATCAGCCATTGTCACTGCCAGACCTGCCAGAAGGCTCATGCGGCTGCCTTCGCCACGACCGCCGGCGTCCTGCGCGAGCATTTCCGCTGGACCCGCGGCGAGGCGCTGGTGGCGGCCTACGAATCCTCGCCGGGGAAACTGCGGCGCTTCTGCCCGCGCTGCGGCAGCCATCTGATCGCCGAACGCGACGGCCAGCCGCATGTCATCGTGCGGGTGGCCACGCTCGACGACGACCCGGGCACCCGCCCGGCCCGCCACATCTGGACGTCACACGACCGCCCGTGGCTCTCCGGCGAGAACATCCCCGCCTATCCGGAGTGGAATCCAGAGCGCAAGGCCTGACAGGCCGCAGAGACTCGGGTTCGCGAGCAAGCTCGCTCCTATACAAACGTCTTCAATCCGGCACTTCCACGCTCACGTGGATGGCGTCGTGCCGCCAGAATTCCAGGTCGCAGTCGATGATCCGCCCATGCTGGTCGCGGTTGATCCGGGTGATGCGCAGCGCCGGGCTACCCTCAGCCACGCGCAGTGCCGCAGCGGCCTCGCCGTGCAGCGCGGTGGGGACCATGTCGAACCGCACGCGGCCGTAGCGAATGTCGTAGCGGCTGGCGTAGAGATCGGTCAGCGACTGGCGCAGGTCGCAATCGAGGATTCCGGGGAAATAGGCCGGATTGAGGTAATGCTCGACATACAGCACCAGGCGACCATCCACCCGCCGTGCGCGGCGGATCTGGTAAACGCTGGAGAGCGCCGGGAGCTCCAGGTGCGCACAGATCGCCGGACTCGCCGGCACCTGCCGTGCCGAGATCACTTCGGTCGCCGGCACCCGGTTCTGCCCAGCGACCATCTCGTGGAAGTGGCTGCGTACCAGTGGGTTGTAAAGCAGCCGCGGTGGCGAGACGAACCAGCCGCGGCGCTCCTCGCGATAGATCAGCCCCTGCGCTTCGAGTTGGGTCAGCGCCTCGCGCAGGGTGATGCGCGTGGTATCGAACAGCTCGCTGAGGCGGCGTTCTGCCGGCAACTTGCCGGCGGCCGGCAGCAGGCCGCTGTCGATCTGTTCGATCAGGGCTCGGCAGATCGCCGTCACTGTCGGTAGCGCCTCGTCGCGCATGCGGTATCCCTCTTCTGGACTAGTCCAGCCCCATTTCAGGGCAATTCGGTGCCGTTAGCGGCTGCTCCACTCTAGAAAGCAGCGATGAATATCCTGTGACAGCCAGGTGGCAAGCACCTCCCATGCCAGCAATCTGCGCAGCATAGCTCAAGCGGATCAACATCTTACGCATGGTCTAGGCTGTACTGGGCCGGAGCCGCCGCAGAGCCGAGCTGACCCACGGACACGAAACTGTCATGCCCGGCTCGTAGATTGGCCTGGGTCTTGCTGATCTAGACCAGAGTTTTTCCGCTGCCAGAACACTGCGACGCGGACCGCACACCCAAACCCGATGAACGAAGGAGCACCGAATGAAACGCTTGCTTGCTTCACTGCTGGGAACAGCAATCGCCCTCGGCGGCGCCGCGGCAATGGCCGCCGATGCCGACCTGCAGGCGCTGGAACAGGCCGCCCGCAAGGAAGGCCAGATCAACAGCGTCGGCATGCCGGACAGCTGGGCGAATTGGAAAGACACCTGGAAGGACCTGGAGAGCAAGTACGGGCTCAAGCATGTCGACACCGACATGAGCTCCGCCCAGGAACTGGCCAAGTTCAAGGCCGAGGGCGAGAACGCCAGCGCCGACATCGGCGACGTCGGCGCCGCCTTCGGGCCGATCGCCGTGCAGCAGGGCCTGGCCCTGCCGTACAAGCCGAGCACCTGGGACCAGGTTCCGGACTGGGCCAAGGACAAGGACGGGCACTGGGCGCTGGCCTATACCGGCAGCATCGCCTTCATCGTCAACAAGCAACTGGTCAAGGACGTCCCGCACAGCTGGGCCGACCTGCTCAAGGGCAAGTACAAGGTCACCATCGGTGACGTCGGCACCGCCGCCCAGGCGGTCAACGGCGTGCTCGCCGCGGCCATCGCCAACGGCGGCGACGAGAAGAACATCCAGCCGGGCCTGGACTTCTTCGCCCAATTGGCCAAGCAGGGCCGCCTGTCGCTGACCAACCCGGTGATCAACACCCTCGAGAAGGGTGAAGTGGAAGTCGGCGTGGTCTGGGACTTCAACGGCCTGAGCTACCGCGACCAGATCGACCCCAGCCGCTTCGAAGTGCTGATCCCCTCCGACGGTTCGGTGATCTCCGGCTACACCACCATCATCAACAAGTTCGCCAAGCACCCGAATGCCGCGAAGCTCGCCCGCGAGTACATCTTCAGCGACGCCGGGCAGATCAACCTGGCCAAGGGCAACGCCCGGCCGATCCGCGCCGAGCACCTGACGCTGCCGGCCGAGGTCAAGGCCAAGCTGCTGCCCAACGAGCAGTACGCCAAGGTCCAGCCGATCAAGGACGCCAAGGCCTGGGAGGAGACCTCCAAGCGCATCCCGCGCCTCTGGCAGGAAAGCGTGATCATCAACATGCAGTGATGCGTCGCCGGCCCCCGCGCATGCGGGGGCGGTTCCTTCCGAATTCGTCAGCGCAGGCCGTCCCGATGTCCCAACCCGTCGTCCTGGTCATCCTCGATGGCCTCAACTACAGCGTCGCCTACGACTGCATGGGCCACCTGCAGGCGCTCTGCAAGGCCGGGCGCGGCCAGCTCTACCGCCTGGAGTGCGAGCTGCCGTCCCTGTCGCGCCCCCTCTATGAATGCATTCTCACCGGCGTGCCGCCCATCGACAGCGGCATCCTGCACAACGGCGTGTCGCGCCTGTCCACCCAGCGCAGCCTGTTCCACTATGCCCGCGATGCCGGCCTGAAGACCGCTGCCGCGGCCTATCACTGGATCAGCGAGCTGTATAACCGCTCGCCGTTCGACGACAGCCGCGACAGACATACCGAGGACATTTCCCTGCCGATCCAGCACGGCCACTTCTACTGGACCGACCACTATCCGGACTCGCACCTGTTCGCCGACGCCGAGCACCTGCGCCGTCGCCACCAGCCCGACGTGCTGCTGGTGCATCCGATGAACATCGACGACGTCGGCCACAAGCACGGCCTGAACAGCCCGCAGTACCGCAACTGCGCGCGGCACGCCGACATCATCCTTTCCGAATACCTTCACCAGTGGCTGGCTGCGGGCTACCAGGTGATGGTCACCGCCGACCACGGCATGAACGACGACCGCACCCACGGCGGCGTGCTGCCTGAGGAGCGCGAGGTGCCGCTGTTCGTCTTCGGCAACGCGTTCAGCCTCGACGACCAGGTGCGCCCACGCCAGGTCGAGCTCTGCGGCAGCCTCTGCGAAATCCTCGGCGTCGCCCATGACAAACCGGTCTGCGAAGGATTGCTGCGACCATGAGATCGACCCGCGGAAAACTCATCGCGCTGCTCTGCCTGCTGCCGTTCGCCCTGTTCTTCGCCGCCTTCC is a genomic window of Pseudomonas knackmussii B13 containing:
- a CDS encoding alkaline phosphatase family protein, translating into MSQPVVLVILDGLNYSVAYDCMGHLQALCKAGRGQLYRLECELPSLSRPLYECILTGVPPIDSGILHNGVSRLSTQRSLFHYARDAGLKTAAAAYHWISELYNRSPFDDSRDRHTEDISLPIQHGHFYWTDHYPDSHLFADAEHLRRRHQPDVLLVHPMNIDDVGHKHGLNSPQYRNCARHADIILSEYLHQWLAAGYQVMVTADHGMNDDRTHGGVLPEEREVPLFVFGNAFSLDDQVRPRQVELCGSLCEILGVAHDKPVCEGLLRP
- the minE gene encoding cell division topological specificity factor MinE; the protein is MSLLDFFRSRKAQSSASIAKERLQIIVAHERGNRSQPDYLPQLQKDLLEVIRKYVPIDQEQVQVELANQGSCSILELNITLPER
- a CDS encoding RluA family pseudouridine synthase, with amino-acid sequence MPLSNIQIVHQDAALLVVNKPTLLLSVPGRADDNKDCLVTRLQENGYPEARIVHRLDWETSGLMVLARDADSHRELSRQFHDRETEKAYTALCWGEPELDSGRIDLPLRYDPENKPRHIVCHEHGRHALTFWRVVERCGNYARVELTPITGRSHQLRVHMLSIGHPLLGDRLYAQGEALTLRDRLCLHASLLCLTHPQTGERMRFESPAPF
- the minD gene encoding septum site-determining protein MinD, encoding MAKILVVTSGKGGVGKTTTSAAIGTGLALRGHKTVIVDFDVGLRNLDLIMGCERRVVYDFVNVINGEATLTQALIKDKRLENLFVLAASQTRDKDALTQEGVGKVMEELKQNFEYIICDSPAGIEKGAHLAMYFADEAIVVTNPEVSSVRDSDRMLGLLASKSQRSEKGEEPIKEHLLLTRYNPERVTKGEMLGVEDVEEILAIRLLGVIPESQAVLKASNQGVPVILDDQSDAGQAYSDAVDRLLGKEMPHRFLDVQKKGFLQRLFGGRE
- a CDS encoding ABC transporter substrate-binding protein, translating into MKRLLASLLGTAIALGGAAAMAADADLQALEQAARKEGQINSVGMPDSWANWKDTWKDLESKYGLKHVDTDMSSAQELAKFKAEGENASADIGDVGAAFGPIAVQQGLALPYKPSTWDQVPDWAKDKDGHWALAYTGSIAFIVNKQLVKDVPHSWADLLKGKYKVTIGDVGTAAQAVNGVLAAAIANGGDEKNIQPGLDFFAQLAKQGRLSLTNPVINTLEKGEVEVGVVWDFNGLSYRDQIDPSRFEVLIPSDGSVISGYTTIINKFAKHPNAAKLAREYIFSDAGQINLAKGNARPIRAEHLTLPAEVKAKLLPNEQYAKVQPIKDAKAWEETSKRIPRLWQESVIINMQ
- a CDS encoding M18 family aminopeptidase → MRADLNQGLIDFLAASPTPFHATASLARRLEEAGYQRLDERDAWRTEAGGRYYVTRNDSSLIAFKLGRNAPLEHGLRLVGAHTDSPCLRVKPNPELARQGYWQLGVEVYGGALFAPWFDRDLSLAGRVTFRLAGKVESRLIDFRAPIAVIPNLAIHLNREANQGWPINAQNELPPILAQLAAGETRDFRDLLGEQLQNEHGIIADAILDYELSFYDTQRAAVVGLGGEFIAGARLDNLLSCYAGLEALLTSGDEQSAVLVCTDHEEVGSCSACGADGPFLEQTLRRLLPEGDAFVRVIQRSLLVSADNAHGVHPNYADKHDGNHGPQLNGGPVIKVNSNQRYATSSETAGFFRHLCLENEVPVQSFVTRSDMGCGSTIGPLTASQLGVRTVDIGLPTFAMHSIRELAGSQDLRYLAKVLSAFYESIELP
- a CDS encoding GFA family protein is translated as MSLKGSCLCGAIGYEIDSLDMPISHCHCQTCQKAHAAAFATTAGVLREHFRWTRGEALVAAYESSPGKLRRFCPRCGSHLIAERDGQPHVIVRVATLDDDPGTRPARHIWTSHDRPWLSGENIPAYPEWNPERKA
- a CDS encoding UTRA domain-containing protein, whose translation is MRDEALPTVTAICRALIEQIDSGLLPAAGKLPAERRLSELFDTTRITLREALTQLEAQGLIYREERRGWFVSPPRLLYNPLVRSHFHEMVAGQNRVPATEVISARQVPASPAICAHLELPALSSVYQIRRARRVDGRLVLYVEHYLNPAYFPGILDCDLRQSLTDLYASRYDIRYGRVRFDMVPTALHGEAAAALRVAEGSPALRITRINRDQHGRIIDCDLEFWRHDAIHVSVEVPD